One window of the Tachypleus tridentatus isolate NWPU-2018 chromosome 10, ASM421037v1, whole genome shotgun sequence genome contains the following:
- the LOC143228362 gene encoding uncharacterized protein LOC143228362, translated as MNPHAEAADEQVCCRQIYQIAIYSTPGSPVESYAKKLWTVAVLALTERIIPPLTEPDPKEGAQRICVSPSVINRLWRRFQETNFYGRILSQGHHRCTTAREDCYIVTTTLRGRLATAQSLRNYLQHSTGTRVSTQTVRNRLHKGRLRTRRPARSVILTTRHHAARLEFTLQHLDWDFRQWATLLWTDESRFTVSRDNGRARVWRRRQKRFSACNIVQVDAYGGGSVTVWTGICTGVL; from the exons ATGAACCCACATGCAGAAGCTGCAGATGAGCAGGTCTGCTGCAGACAGATTTACCAGATAGCAATTTATAGTACTCCGGGAAGCCCTGTTGAAAGCTACG CTAAAAAACTGTGGACCGTAGCAGTGCTTGCACTTACAGAGAGGATCATTCCTCCTCTGACAGAA CCAGACCCAAAGGAGGGGGCACAGCGCATCTgtgtgtcaccaagcgtcatcaatcgactttggcgaCGCTTCCAGGAGACGAACTTTTATGGCAGGATACTAAGTCAAGGCCatcatcgctgcacaacagccagagaggacTGCTACATCGTGACCACAACTCTGCGGGGCAGGTTAGCTACGGCTCAGTCACTGCGAAATTATCTacagcattccactggaacccgtgTCTCGACGcaaacagttcgcaatcgtcTGCACAAAGGACGCCTTAGGACCAGAAGGCCTGCAAGAAGCGTTATTCTGACAACGCGACACCAtgcagccaggttggagtttACTCTTCAGCATCTGGACTGGGACTTTCGTCAATGGGCGACATtgctgtggacagacgagagcagATTTACTGTGTCTCGTGACAATGGACGTGCAAGAGTGTGGAGACGCCGACAAAAGCGATTTTCTGCTTGTAACATTGTACAAGTCgacgcttatggaggaggttctgtaacGGTCTGGACAGGCATATGCACAGGGGTGCTCTAA